GCGGGGGCAACCGCGGCGGCGGCCACGGCATGATCGCCGGCGGCTCCCTCGAGCTCGGGGCGGACGCGCCGGAGCAGGACTGGCGCGCGGCGGAGGAGAAGGTCGTGACCGAGTTCCTGGCGTATCAGGGCCTCAACGCCGACGACCGGCGGCGTCCCTTCCGCGGCGCCTAGCCGGGCGGGTGTTCCCGCCTACTTCCAGCCGATCACCGACCAGCCCTTCTCGGCCATGCAGCGCTGCGTGTACGCGCGCTGGATCTCGTCCGGCGAGCCCGCCTCCCAGGCGCCGTGCGCCAGGCCCGCGGCGGCGCCGACGGCGGCTCCTTCGGCGACGGCCCGCCTGTAGTTCCCCGTGAACGCGCCGAACACCATCCCCATGAAGGCGCCGAAAACCCCGCCGCGGGCGGTCCGGCCCGCGACGCGCTTGGCGGGGTTGGCCTTCAGGTAGGCCTTGGC
The nucleotide sequence above comes from Elusimicrobiota bacterium. Encoded proteins:
- a CDS encoding cell envelope biogenesis protein OmpA; translated protein: MLRRVLFAAVLALAACSHPRPVVYPDERYKAGGEEAAKADADLCLKEAKAYLKANPAKRVAGRTARGGVFGAFMGMVFGAFTGNYRRAVAEGAAVGAAAGLAHGAWEAGSPDEIQRAYTQRCMAEKGWSVIGWK